A window of Chloroflexota bacterium genomic DNA:
GGGGGATCGCCTTGGCCATTTCCAGTTTCTTGCGGACAGTAGCCTGCCGGGCTTTGGAATTCTCCGGCAACTCGTCGGGAGCGCTCCCAAGGATGTCCAGAACCCGATTGAGTTTGCTTCTCGACATGACCGGACGGACGCCCAATTCAACGGCATTGGCGATCGGAACCCGCACCGAAAGGCGTTGTTCCTTCATTTCGATGACGTAGTAGCGTTCATAGCCTTCGATCAAATCGAAACTTCTCACGCCGGTGATTTGTCCGGTCCCCAATCTCGGGTGAACGACGTGGTCACCGATTGCAAAATCCATTGTGTTCTCCTATCCAGGCGT
This region includes:
- a CDS encoding CarD family transcriptional regulator, with the translated sequence MDFAIGDHVVHPRLGTGQITGVRSFDLIEGYERYYVIEMKEQRLSVRVPIANAVELGVRPVMSRSKLNRVLDILGSAPDELPENSKARQATVRKKLEMAKAIPLAEAVRDLAWHKEVDHLTKADNDLLNCGRNMLAEEMAIVTGSNTEEADQLIMSELSTFMKENPDLMVA